The DNA window ctctcttctactAAAGTTTCCTTCGCAGAATTTATCCGGTGGGAACGCTCCTCCTCCGGCAAATGTAGCACATTGCATTCGATTCACCTTTCCGAACTCGGaatcgtattttatataagtacttCGTCTCCATGCCATAAAGCGATACTTCTCACGGCTTTACTCTCTGTCAGTggtgttattataattattgtgtcAAAGACTGATGTATTTACAGAGGATTATCCGACTTGATAGAGATCCCTTTGTCTATTGGCGCGTGCTCGAAGCGCGGACGCGATAAAAGCGCTTATAATTACTGTGCGATCGATGTAGTAAGGTCAAGAACTTAATCTTTGCGACAtaacgtaataattattacgattATTGTAATTCTTGTGATACTTTACACTTTCTACTTTGAATACCTACGCTATACTTACCTTACTGTTTATACTAAAAGCTGATTTCTTAAGAGATACGTGTTCGCTTGTTGAGCGGCTTCCCTAACAAGCGTATTAACTTGAATGGATTTAAGACATCGTCACGCGACCAATTGTTAACATCGAAGAACCTGTTGACTCAACGAACGTACGTCGCTTTAGTGACGATATATAGGAACAAGTTTTACAACGAATGCTTTAAATTCTCTCTTCAAATAAGATTGTAGCAAAGTTCTATCTGTTAAGATTTAATACCTCATTATTTTTCGATTTACATAGAGAtagtcaatattttattaagcctttttattaataccatTTATCTATATCCTAgactttattataaacttttattctcGCGGATTTGCGATTAACTCTTTGTGGTTCaagtatgaataaataatatatatttaattgcgaAACGTTTGCAATTATGGAGCGACCTTGATACATCAGAATAGCCAGTTAACTTTGATATGAGTGCAAAATAAGTGTAAAATGCTTGCCACCTCCGATCAGCATGATGTAACCTTGGAACGTAAAGGGTTAAATCGCGTGTTTATGTTATGCGCATTTTATCAGATGCGACAGCCTTGAAAGTTACGCCTTTGTGCGAACTTTCTTCCCTCGACCCTCATGtactttacattatttaataatggtAACGATATGAAACGTAAGATTTCTGTACTTTAGAAATACATgtattaatctattttaatttcattattagtTGCTTCATTCGGATGAATGCAACGGGGAAGTTTATCAACAAGCAATTGCTATCGAACTATCGACTCGACGAGTCGGCGCCACGAATGGTGTGCCAACCATTCTTGAGAAGAACCCACCGGTCGGGTCGATAGTTTTAAGAGTACGTCCACTCTTTGCCTTCCAAAGTCTCTCACTAGTTCACTCTACCTTTTTCATCGACACATGTTTACCTCCAGTTCGCATATATCATGTTACTACGAGCGTACGTACTTGTAAACGGAGGAGTTTACGGTTTTGAAGTATCTAGTCACCGAAAATTGCTTTAATGTAAATTGTGTGACAGCAGTCTCCATGACAAGGTTTTCTTTTAATGGACGCGCAACGCGTGGAAAATTCGGGACCGATCTTCTTAGCGAGTAATCTCGAaaaactttatcaaaagaCAAAAATACCGAAAAAAAGATTCTCTTTATCGTTCAGACAAGATATTGCTAAATATATCAGAGCAGAACTATTAcgattatgatatatatattgtacacatatacatatatatcgatatttcatatttattatacagatatattgtaattatattgtatcgATTTCGATACACCGATAAGAGTTTAGTCGGAAATGTTAACTTatacaatgttttatatatatacatatatatatatatatatttgtcggCATTCGCGGTGGCATTTCTCTTACCATTGTCATTTACGACCTGTAAACGTCTGGACTTGAAGATCATAAGTCTGTTGCCACATATGTTTCGCATATTTGCAGAGAATCATAAAACTTCTTTACAACCTTCTCCTTTCGAGTATATGATGggttattacaataaatggGTGCACTCCGTTCGTCTAAGCTTCGAAGTTTATAGAATACTCTCAAGTTTTCTGATTATTTCCTAAAATCCTATCCTTATCTTTTGATTAAATGTTAACTCTTtgaatttacaaaagaaaaggctaaaagtattacaaaagtgttaaataactttatttataatataaactattttggagcaaaaatattacctgaagtataacaaaataatatatataatgacgaaagagtttaaaaaaaatgtatatttttatgaacaaattatttatgggaaattaaaaatattaatacaatatatacaaagtaatCAATGAAATATAAGATGCTTTTGTGCATATGTTATATGtacagaattatatttatttaaaatattttaattaaatatataattaaactattttaattattattttagtgatcaattaatttatatatatatataaatgtataaaatttattaaaaattaacaaacaaCTTATAGAcggataattaatattatacaaataatacatactttatacaattatatttaataatatataactacacctttaataattttcttaacaaaatacaagataacgaagtatattattttattacaggtAATTAGGTTAGATTTAGAATTATCAAGATACAAACTGTAGGTttctttgaaacaaatattttattattttttgaaatcaattcaaacaattttgaattcaattttttaattgatgatacaacaaaaagatattaaaaataacttaaaatatgtgactcataaatatataattttatctaagctgtttcctaattttttctaatagatTATCCTTTTATGATAGGAAAAGAACAATAGATTTAATTCTAAGGGaaggattaaattttaaaaacgatTAGGATAGAATTCATACATTCATAAATAGATACAAAACatagttttactttttacatagttttacatttgttgtatttatataattatataatgcaatttttaaaatttccttatttttagaaaattatctttgttagaaatatattatcaacatgtatataatttacaataacaaatttgtaaCATGCATTGtacaatcaaaatattatatccaTGTCTATGgcacaattatatacatatttatcttgttatattttaataattttttaaaataattttacatctataaattgttaaatgtatttttggtctatatatattcttgtgcattaaaagataaattattaaaatgtgaataattttcgtaacaatttgtttactaaaaattattttatttagtgctgattatttttaaaagagtaACAGTTGATCTCGATCTTGAAAAGACAAAGATAGGCTTCTCAGAAATATTCTAGTCTTTGTAccctgaattatttttttctatgtatacTTGCTAAATCATTCGTGAAGGTTTAGCtcgatattgtaattaaattatcaggGTAATGCTTAGACATATATGCAtgctataattaattataaaatcgaaCTGAAGGAGATACTCGatctttttctatctttttctacgTTGCTCGTCATGAACAAGTAAAGCGGGATCACATTGATCTAATTGTTTTATCTAGTAgtcggggaaaaaaaaacgatttgcatttaaatattgataccGATGTAccgaaaattatttcttgaaaaaaatttttagttttctgaGCACATCGATTTTGAATTGACctaagttatttatatttattttagaacttTACTTACAgctctattataaaaaagaacataatatatgtcttttatgcaattaaatatataagaagtaattgtttaattgtttACAAAAGTCTATAAGAATGCTTTACATTGGaagttttcaatattattgtcgaattttgtaagtttttagGTAAATTTCTTAAGACAATATTgtgtatgttatattaatagataTGTCCTAGATAGCTTTATTTAACTACACAggatattatacaaaatgttttagaaataggtaaacaaattttaaaagcatATTCTacttattggaaaaataaggatgaaaaaaatgtcatataaatgtttgaaaactctaaattattaatacttttatttgtgggaaaaaatttaaattataattatatcaatcaataaaaaatggcaAAAGAGAACCAATTGCATGATCGGTATGCTTTCTtgatatttaaactttatttaaagggaaatcttaaaattcttgtttataatattcctgttattataaaagtattatccGGAATCGTATTGCTCTGTACaataaaatacgaaatattttgaaatttttgaacttCAACAATGCATGAGACATCAGGCACGCATtgatacaaaagaaaattccagcaatttttaaaataaaatgtttctattaaattttgttataaataaagaaattcagaacgaaaatttataatttggaaAGGTTTCGAACTCATTTATATGACTTTTTGTTCCTATAGTGAGTAGAatgttctaaaatttattctcttgTTTCTAAAACTCTTTGTATTAATCACATTAATCATTCGTatcatgtataatataaacgatatatggatgttattaaaaaatattttgattaatactccaaaataaaactgtataaacttatatatatatgtatatacacatatatatatacatatatatacatatatatagcacattaaacaatttaataaaaataaaagctattttggagaaataattagttaaacgtaaacttcattttttaattaaatataacagtCTTAATCCATAGACgaaatctttaaaatcttttataggatgtaatattgcatataagtgatttaaaaaatagaattattaagaagcattaataacaattaacctaataattatttataaaagtttgtCAATGCGTGATAAAAATCTTCGGATAATAAACTTTGGTCAAGCCATTAACAATTCTGGTTAAAACGGTGATTACCAATAAcagaatgttattaaaatgattGAACGGAAAATCTTAATTCTAGTTTTGTATGAAGATTGTTGAAGATCTTATCTTCCACACTATTGaagtaaataacaataaatatttggtGTTGGCTTTTATGTGATTTGATTTTAAGAGACGATTGATCCATTATCGCGAAAATCTATTCGAATGTTAGGATAAGATCATCTCCTTCCAATCTCATGCCCTGGTTAATTTCAAGACTTTTGATTTTTCCTGCTCTGGGTGCTTGCACAACCATTTCCATCTTCATGGCTGACAGCACAACTAATGGCACACCTTTTTCCACGGTGTCGCCAACTTTTACTCTAATGTCGATCACTTCGCCGGGCATCGGCGCTCCCAATTGATTGTTGTCACCTTTCGTTGCTTTCGGATGCACATGCAATTCCTGCataaacaatatgaaaatttatattacgttttgtttgaaacatttatttaattttaatttaattgcattaaattattttaattactttcagCTTcactttcaaataataatctcCTTTAAACCTTATTTAATTgtcatttaacatttaaattttatttcaattaatggATTGAAAACTTAATGGTAcagaataatattgaaattctaCTTTCGTTTACCTTAACAGCCTCTTTATCCTTGATGAACACAGATCTCAATTGACCGTTCAACTCGAAGAACACCTCGCGTTCGCCATTTTTCGTGAGATCATCGGCAACCGCCAGAGTTTTAATGCCGAGAGTTTTGCCCTTCTCAATCGTAACATCGAATACCTCGCCTACTTTAGGCCCCGTGAGGAAGATTCTGGTCTCAAATTTATCTACTGGACCAAATTGTTCCTTGAAGCTCAAGTAGTCCTTCGTTACTTTAGGATAAAGCGCGGCCGACATGACATCCTTTTCGGTGACGTGCGGATGAGATTCTTTTAGCTCTTTTTTCAAGGCATCGAAGTCGAGCGGTTCCAAACTTGCCCCTGGCCTGCCCTGCACGCGTGGCATATCCTTGAGAACTTTCGACCTGTTCAAAAATTACGCAAATTAATTCAACGAAGAGATTACTAAGAAATTGCATTCGTGTACGCAAAATATTACCTGAGAGGTTCAGGGAATCCACCATGAGGTTCACCAATGGCACCCTGAAGAAACTCGACCACCGATTTAGGGAACGACAATTCCTCGGCTCTCTTGAGAACATCATCAGCGGTCAATTTATTTTGAACCATAAATTGCGCTAAATCGCCAACAACTTTGGAGCTCGGTGTGACTTTAATAATATCACCGAGCAGGAGATTGGCATGTCGATACGCCTTTTTCACGTCTTCGAAGAACTCGCCCAGACCGAGCGAGTAAGCTTGAAATTGTAGATTCGTGTACTGGCCACCGGGAATTTCGTTGAGGTAAACGTCCGCGTTTCCGGACTTCATCGTTGTTGTGCACTCGAAGGGTGCATAAAGTGTTCTCGTTTGCTCCCAATACGCCGAATATTCGGAGACATCAGGTAAATCCAACTTAGTATCAAGGTCCGTTCCTATCGTAACAgttattaatcattttctCAGCTTCAatactaatcttttaatatataatcccGATTTTCtactgttaataaatttaatttgaataaaatgattaaaacatTGGAGCGTCATAAcagcaattaaaataataaatatgttaaaagtgTTCGTTGTCGTTTAAGTTAAAATGAAAACTGTTTAAAAAGATTGTGTAGATATCAaaggtaaataaaattatatgaaacattattttttaaatgctcgctcaaaataaatttaataaactgtaCCCTGCAGAGAGGCAACAATAGCGCCCATGGAAGGTTGGCTGGTCATGCCAGACATGCTATCAACGGCAACGTCGACGACATCGGCACCACTCTTCGCACAGGCTAACATAGAGGCTACTCCAGCTCCGGCAGTATCATGGGTGTGTATGTGAAGAGGCACATCCGGATGCTTCTGTCTAATCGCGTCGATCAGCATCTCAGCTGCTCTCGGTTTGAGCAATCCGGCCATATCTTTGATCGCCAGGACATGTGTGCCCACTTTAACTAGCTCATCCGCCAAGTCGGTGTAATACTTAAGTTGTATTTAGTACGAGTCGGGTCGCTTACATCACCTGTGTAGGAAATCGCCCCTTCGACGATACCTCCGGCTTTCCCCGCAGCCTCCATacctaaaaacaaatttatgtttaacatCACACAACACACAgcgaagaaatttttattccgaaaatatttcgaatttaCAGAACGGGTTTATTAATGCATTCGAATTAAAGTAACTTAAGAGTATTGACTTTAAAAATGTCACTTTTTTAgtcgcataaaaaaaattaaattaagaattaaattattagttaGATAGCTTCAAACTTACCAACGATAAGATTTGGCAGGTAATTGAGCGAATCGAATACTCTAAAGATGTCCATGCCAGTCTTCACAGCCAGTTCACAGAATTTGAAGACAACGTTATCGGGATAATTAGTGTACCCGACAGCGTTAGCGCCTCTCAGCAGCATTTGGAATGGAATATTAGGAATGGCTTTGCGCATATCTTCTAGCCGTTCCCAAGGACATTCATGTAGGAATCTTAAGGCCACATCAAAAGTCGCACCACCCCAGTTCTCCAACGAGTAGAGATTATTGAATTTGTGAGCGACGAATGGAGAGATCATCAGTAAATCGTGCGAACGAACACGAGTTGCCAAAAGAGATTGATGAGCATCACGAAAAGTGGTGTCCATCAAAGGAGACCCTTGTGCTGCCTAATAGCCTTGGCGAAAGCTTCCGGACCTTGCTCTTTATAAATGTGTCGGAATCCTTTCGGAGGAACCATAAATTCTGAAAAGGAGTGCAGAAGAGGAGTCAAttcgataattttaaaaagaacgGATTGTTATTTAGTACGTGCTGTTGTTAGTAGGTATGAAAATGAGAAGCGGAAGATTAcagacatttaataaaagaagacaaaaaaataaatcttttataaaataaaagtttacatAGTTAATAttgagttttattaatatggatatttataaatatttaaattactttttttaaattaatttaatgtgaaattaagtcatttaatttttattcaatatttattgcttATGTTAAatgctattaatatttttatgtaattgtatatatatatatatatatatatatatatacatatatataacaaattgttaagtattattttaaatattacattgcatttacaaattaatacattGTTAACTCagtaattaatcaatattttaatataatgtagtaatatatatttatattgttaatggcattaacaacttttttaatattgatatgtttaatatattatttaaattaattatacacttatatttataaaaacaaattatttaaattccaataaataatatctgcCAATCTGAAAGAatagaaatcaatttaaaaaattgttgatattAACTCTacgttcaattaaaaaaacacgaATTAACGAAATAAGTGAATGTTTGtcaaaatctgaaaaaataattaattaaaaaattttgcttgcGTGTACAAGACGTTCCGAAattcataaaacaaaatattacattaagaaaattcttgaaaaattaactaaaatagTTCAAAacataagtaatttttaaaacattcaaaGAGTTCAAAGTTAGCTAATCACAAActacttatattaaatatttagacagTTGCTGTCACGTGTGCGGTAGTATAAATAACACAATAGATAAACGTTTAAATGTGATCTCTATATAATTgagtaattaaaaatcctttatatcttataaacaactgcttgaaataaaaatgtataaataacttttattttatttaacacatttgaTAAAAGCACTATAATAAAATCCGCTTTGaccatttatttgtttatctcTACTTGTGAAGTGTACACATTgacttatatatgtatattattatttaattttttaatttttcgagaattttcttgttatatatagtattttttgatttacaaattttgggacattttgtatattatatacaaatctTTGTTATACTATACCGCTGTTCAGTTTTTAGCTTCTCAAGCTGCACAATactaaatcttaaaataatataaataaagaaaaggcattatgtatataacacTGTAACCATACCTGGTACGTCAGGATCATTGGTCTCTTCTGCAGCTGCAAGCTTAGCaaagtctaaaaaaattgccaaacaaaaaaataaaagcatgcGGTAAAGAGTGAAGTGTGTACAAAAgggaaattaatatttaaagatgtaagtcgttgtataaaaatatgatgagTCTTCAAGAGAGAAGAGAACATTTTCGGGATTTGTCTCGATTTACTGGATTTATCCCACTCGTTTTATAGCGTATACCAATGAtactttaaacttaaaaaggttttttttattatgcatatgaaatattaaattattgaccagattaaatatcaattggTAACGAAAAACAGCATGCctcattatttgttattaaaattatgacacGTAGAGACATATGAAGATGCTTCGTGAGCCCATTTACGATTCGCGTAGTGTGCAGTGTGCTTAATGTAGCGCGGTGCAGTAATTATGTTGGAATTTAGCCACAAAAACAcatcgaaaagaaaaaaaattagatttttaaaccGAGTGTGTTCCTTTAAAAACCCAGCAGAAAAGCGGAAACGATTTGTTACTGATAGGTAAAAAGGATGTTTACTATTTTTTCCTGTAAATATCAtatttcaatgttattactcaatattattaatatcatgatTCAATGTTACTGCTtacttttattgaaaaacaataataatcaaatagattaaaattaaaaaaaaaataattctttagtACGTAACGTCGagtgtttataaatttatgtaatgatGTTAAAGGATGAGAAGTTTCATACATATATGtcagaaaaatgtaataaaaattaataaatattttaaaattagtttttagtcatttgttaataatttttaaaattaaaagggatttttataaaatcttattgatTCATAAACATTCACAGGATTAATTTACCGCAGTCTTCATGTAAACATTAATCTAATCAGAGAATTAGTAGACATCCTgttcacataaaaaaataaagaaaaagaaaaaatataatcccTGTTTAGCTGACCCACGCATGAAAGCACATCCTCCGTACGCCTCTTCTAATTATGGctagaataattttgtttcgtcTATACGTCCACCTAATGTGaacattctttaatttaataactaatgaaatttaataggATTGGAATTCAGCTACTGAATTTttctattgtaattaaaaaaatattttatccctGATTATGGTTGCCGAATTTATTGGTGATCGATCATATACCTAGAGCAATCTGCGGAATGTGCGGTTTGATGTCCGCTGGCTTCAGTTGAGTAGCTAATGGTGTGCTCGGACCGTTTACCAAGACGGTACCTATATAATTGAGCAATTTTTGTGCACGATTCTGGCTTGGCTGTAATTGAAAGAGCTGAGGATTTTCATCGATGAAGTATGTGTCGACGATGCCATTTAGGAACTTTTGATTCTCCAAAACATTTAATAGAAAAGGTATGTTCGTCTTTACTCCACGCACACGGAATTCGCGAAGGGCTCGATTCATCTTGGCGCACGATGACTGAAGATCGCCGGCATGAGCAATTACCTAAAAAAGTAGAGAATATTATAGAGAATAtcttttctttagatttatagatgataaattatctatatatttaaagatacatGTGTGTGAAAAGGTTTTTCTTTACGATCATTCCTACATCagtacactaaaaaaaaatgtattctagGAACCAaggaaatattctaaaaataaaaagaaatttctacAGTTAAGGTTAAAATcatagaaaaattaagtaGCTAtccttaaatttatatatagacttttctttttatttttaaaatattctcttgGTTTctagaatacaattttttcggtGTATGAATCTCTTcaaaataatggaaattgaatatcagataatattaacataattgaaaatattattaaaatataatctaaatatttaatattaatttatttgttacacagaatcaaaatagtataaatataccatttttaaaagttaaatgtatcTGACTTATAGCGATATGATActctctattttatatttctcaccTTAACAAGAAGCGAATCGTAATAGGGCGAAATTATAGCACCAGCGAATGCGGAAGCTCCGTCCAATCGAATACCCATACCTTCGCCAGAACGGAAAACTTCTATTCTTCCGGTGTCCGGTTGGAAATTTTTAGCTGGATCTTCCGTAGTTACTCGGCACTGAATTGCGAATCCttgaggtattattttttcttgtgtcATACCGAGTTCTGGAAGTGTCATGCCCTCGGCGATACGAATTTGTGATTGCACGAGATCAATTCTGaaagaacaaaaatgaaaCAGCGTAATAATTGACGcttgcaatattataataaacaattaatgtacacagaaaaaaatatagccgataacatatgtaattgtgggctgccaactacataaaatactcaatacaataatatttactgttaatgcaagtacaatgttgatactgcaatatattattgtattgggtatatctgtagttggtccgcaactacatatcttattggatatattacttttttttcagtattaatgttacaattacacttaattattttgaaaaagtagAAGAGAAAATAgcgaaaaaatatgaaaagatgTTTCccattttttagatttattaactATTTCATTACCCGGTTATTTCTTCAGTTACTGTGTGCTCAACTTGTAATCGGGCGTTGACTTCAATGAAGTAGAAATTGCCAGATTCATCGACCAAGAATTCTACAGTACCGGCATTTGAATAACCAACGTGTCTTGCCAACTTGACGGCGTATTCAGTCATTTTTTCGCGAACCTTGGGCGCTAATGCTGGAGCCGGCGCTATCTCGACAACCTacgtattttgtaaaatttttagcttaatgctcaaatttttatgttaatcgAATTTCTTAAGATAGTATTgccatatttataataaaaatatataacgatCCGTTTGAACGAGTCCGCAGGTTgagctattattaatttgagaattattatgtaaacCTGTAGACTATAATCATAAATCACGTGTGGTTGCGTCATTGTCCTTGTTTCGGACAAGACGAACGAACGCGGTGAATGTACTTGCCTTTCGTATTCAAGCCTTGAGAAATCCTTGAAAAAAACCTAATAaactctaattttttttatagaattaaagaaaattgctaATTCAAAATTCTTACGTCACGTTTGcttattgcaataat is part of the Monomorium pharaonis isolate MP-MQ-018 chromosome 2, ASM1337386v2, whole genome shotgun sequence genome and encodes:
- the LOC118644033 gene encoding LOW QUALITY PROTEIN: pyruvate carboxylase, mitochondrial-like (The sequence of the model RefSeq protein was modified relative to this genomic sequence to represent the inferred CDS: inserted 2 bases in 2 codons), which produces MHSMRAHRALNKHKTVLQIWKIATRCFGTDVEYRPIRSVLVANRGEIAIRVFRACSELGIRSVAIYSEQDKMQMHRQKADEGYLVGQGLPPVQAYLNIPEIIQVAKENNVDAIHPGYGFLSERADFAQAVTNAGIRFIGPSPKVVQQMGDKVAARQAAIEAGVPIVPGTDGPVTNSDEAVEFCMKHGLPVIFKAAYGGGGRGMRVVRQMEEVREMFDRASSEAAAAFGNGAMFIEKFIERPRHIEVQLLGDHAGNVVHLFERDCSVQRRHQKVVEIAPAPALAPKVREKMTEYAVKLARHVGYSNAGTVEFLVDESGNFYFIEVNARLQVEHTVTEEITGIDLVQSQIRIAEGMTLPELGMTQEKIIPQGFAIQCRVTTEDPAKNFQPDTGRIEVFRSGEGMGIRLDGASAFAGAIISPYYDSLLVKVIAHAGDLQSSCAKMNRALREFRVRGVKTNIPFLLNVLENQKFLNGIVDTYFIDENPQLFQLQPSQNRAQKLLNYIGTVLVNGPSTPLATQLKPADIKPHIPQIALDFAKLAAAEETNDPDVPEFMVPPKGFRHIYKEQGPEAFAKAIRQHKGLXLMDTTFRDAHQSLLATRVRSHDLLMISPFVAHKFNNLYSLENWGGATFDVALRFLHECPWERLEDMRKAIPNIPFQMLLRGANAVGYTNYPDNVVFKFCELAVKTGMDIFRVFDSLNYLPNLIVGMEAAGKAGGIVEGAISYTGDVSDPTRTKYXLKYYTDLADELVKVGTHVLAIKDMAGLLKPRAAEMLIDAIRQKHPDVPLHIHTHDTAGAGVASMLACAKSGADVVDVAVDSMSGMTSQPSMGAIVASLQGTDLDTKLDLPDVSEYSAYWEQTRTLYAPFECTTTMKSGNADVYLNEIPGGQYTNLQFQAYSLGLGEFFEDVKKAYRHANLLLGDIIKVTPSSKVVGDLAQFMVQNKLTADDVLKRAEELSFPKSVVEFLQGAIGEPHGGFPEPLRSKVLKDMPRVQGRPGASLEPLDFDALKKELKESHPHVTEKDVMSAALYPKVTKDYLSFKEQFGPVDKFETRIFLTGPKVGEVFDVTIEKGKTLGIKTLAVADDLTKNGEREVFFELNGQLRSVFIKDKEAVKELHVHPKATKGDNNQLGAPMPGEVIDIRVKVGDTVEKGVPLVVLSAMKMEMVVQAPRAGKIKSLEINQGMRLEGDDLILTFE